One Mycolicibacterium sarraceniae genomic window carries:
- the dprA gene encoding DNA-processing protein DprA, giving the protein MTENEARTLAWAYLSRVAEPPCDEIAALVAEVGPVEASLRVAAGELSPALRERTAARRDIQAAEADLDLLERRGGRLITPDDDEWPALAFAAFGGSAVRDKPQGRPPLVLWAIGPARLDELALRCAAIVGTRAASGYGEHVTADLAAGLAEREVAVVSGGAYGIDGAAHRAALAVEGQTVAVLAGGLDILYPAGHSSLLHRISNSGLLLTEYPPGVRPARHRFLTRNRLVAALGAATVVVEAGVRSGAANTAAWARALGRVVCAVPGPVTSASSIGCHILLRNGAELVTRAEEVIELVGRAGEFADDLPRPSGPLDGLSDAEKQVYDALPARGTLSADEIAVASGLPPIGVLGPLAMLEMAGLVRREDGCWKLVRLPAQRA; this is encoded by the coding sequence ATGACCGAGAACGAAGCCAGAACGCTGGCCTGGGCGTATCTGTCCCGAGTCGCTGAACCGCCGTGTGACGAGATCGCCGCGCTGGTCGCCGAAGTCGGGCCCGTGGAGGCGTCGCTGCGGGTCGCCGCGGGCGAGCTGAGTCCCGCGTTGAGAGAACGCACCGCCGCGCGTCGCGATATCCAGGCGGCCGAAGCAGATCTGGATCTGCTGGAGCGCCGCGGCGGCCGATTGATCACCCCGGACGATGACGAATGGCCGGCGTTGGCGTTCGCGGCCTTCGGTGGATCCGCTGTGCGGGACAAGCCGCAGGGCCGGCCGCCGTTGGTCCTGTGGGCGATCGGTCCGGCCCGCCTCGACGAGCTCGCCCTGCGCTGCGCGGCGATTGTCGGAACCCGCGCTGCGTCCGGGTACGGCGAACATGTGACCGCCGACTTGGCTGCGGGCCTCGCCGAACGCGAGGTCGCCGTGGTGTCCGGCGGGGCCTACGGGATCGACGGGGCCGCGCATCGTGCTGCACTCGCGGTCGAGGGGCAGACCGTGGCCGTCCTCGCCGGCGGTCTCGATATTCTCTATCCGGCCGGTCATTCTTCCTTGCTGCACCGGATCAGCAACTCCGGTCTTCTGCTCACCGAGTATCCACCGGGTGTGCGCCCGGCGCGACATCGTTTCCTGACCCGCAATCGGCTGGTAGCCGCATTGGGTGCGGCTACCGTGGTGGTCGAAGCGGGGGTGCGCAGTGGGGCGGCGAATACCGCGGCGTGGGCGCGGGCGTTGGGCCGGGTGGTGTGCGCGGTGCCCGGTCCGGTCACGTCGGCATCATCGATCGGCTGCCACATCCTGCTGCGGAACGGTGCGGAGTTGGTGACCCGCGCTGAGGAGGTCATCGAATTGGTCGGGCGGGCAGGTGAATTCGCCGACGACCTACCGCGACCATCCGGTCCGCTCGACGGTCTCAGCGATGCCGAGAAACAGGTCTACGATGCGCTGCCGGCCCGTGGCACGCTCAGCGCTGACGAGATCGCGGTGGCCTCCGGCCTGCCACCGATCGGGGTGCTCGGGCCATTGGCGATGCTGGAGATGGCGGGACTGGTGCGCCGCGAGGACGGCTGCTGGAAGCTGGTCCGCCTTCCGGCGCAACGGGCGTAG
- a CDS encoding siderophore-interacting protein produces the protein MAGRPLHTFQVAHTEQLAPHMVRVVLGGTGFDTFKPGEFTDSYVKFVFVRDDVDVAKLKGRLTPLTLDVFNKLPAEQQPTVRTYTVRRVDAKARQIAVDFVVHGEQGVAGPWAAAAKPGDTIHLMGPGGAYSPDPAADWYLFAGDEAGLPAISAALEALPSNAIGKVFIEVAGPEDEIELAAPESVEISWVYRGGRADLVGDDRAGDNAPLVEAVTTAAWLPGQAQVFIHGEAQAVMHNLRPYIRKERGVDAKWASISGYWRRGRTEETFRQWKKELADAEGDQG, from the coding sequence GTGGCGGGTCGACCACTACACACATTTCAGGTCGCACACACCGAGCAGCTCGCACCGCATATGGTGCGCGTCGTTCTCGGTGGCACCGGCTTCGACACCTTCAAGCCCGGTGAGTTCACCGATTCTTACGTCAAATTCGTCTTTGTGCGTGACGACGTCGACGTGGCGAAGTTGAAGGGACGCCTCACGCCGCTGACTCTGGACGTCTTCAACAAGCTGCCAGCAGAACAGCAGCCGACCGTGCGCACCTACACCGTGCGACGGGTGGACGCCAAGGCTCGCCAGATCGCCGTCGATTTCGTGGTGCACGGTGAACAGGGGGTCGCCGGACCGTGGGCGGCGGCAGCCAAGCCGGGCGACACCATCCACTTGATGGGCCCCGGTGGCGCCTACTCGCCCGACCCGGCCGCCGACTGGTATCTGTTCGCCGGTGATGAGGCAGGCCTTCCCGCGATCAGTGCGGCGCTGGAAGCGTTGCCGTCCAACGCCATTGGCAAGGTCTTCATCGAGGTCGCCGGACCTGAGGACGAGATCGAGCTGGCCGCACCGGAATCCGTGGAAATCTCGTGGGTCTACCGCGGTGGGCGTGCCGATCTGGTCGGTGACGATCGGGCCGGTGACAATGCTCCACTGGTCGAGGCCGTCACCACCGCGGCCTGGTTGCCCGGCCAAGCCCAGGTTTTCATCCATGGGGAAGCGCAAGCCGTCATGCACAACCTGCGGCCCTACATCCGTAAGGAGCGCGGCGTGGACGCCAAATGGGCGTCCATCTCCGGCTATTGGCGACGCGGCCGCACCGAGGAGACATTCCGACAGTGGAAGAAGGAACTGGCCGACGCCGAAGGCGACCAGGGCTAG
- a CDS encoding tyrosine recombinase XerC, with the protein MLDDYAEHLVLERTRSEHTRRAYLTDLRSLFAFVDERAPGSGLAGLSLPLLRSWLAAQSAAGAARTTLARRTSAVKTFTAWATRRGLLADDPAVRLQLPKARRTLPAVLRQDQALAAMAAADLGAEQGDPLAIRDRLIVELLYATGIRVSELCGLDIDDVDTGRRLLRVLGKGNKQRTVPFGAPAADALSAWLTDGRPELVKPESGPALLLGPRGRRLDPRQARTVVHQTVAAVDGAPDMGPHGLRHSAATHLLEGGADLRIVQEILGHSTLATTQLYTHVTVARLRAVHDQAHPRA; encoded by the coding sequence ATCCTTGACGATTACGCCGAGCATCTCGTACTGGAGCGCACCCGCTCCGAGCACACTCGCCGCGCCTACCTCACCGACCTGCGCTCGCTGTTCGCCTTCGTCGACGAACGTGCCCCCGGCTCCGGTCTGGCGGGCCTGAGTCTGCCGCTGCTGCGCTCCTGGCTGGCCGCGCAATCCGCCGCCGGGGCAGCCCGCACGACGCTGGCCCGTCGCACCTCGGCGGTCAAGACCTTCACCGCGTGGGCTACCCGCCGCGGTCTGCTGGCCGACGACCCTGCGGTCCGTCTGCAGCTGCCGAAGGCTCGCCGCACCCTGCCCGCGGTGCTGCGTCAGGATCAGGCGCTGGCCGCCATGGCCGCCGCCGACCTCGGTGCCGAACAGGGCGACCCGCTGGCTATCCGGGACCGGCTGATCGTCGAGCTGCTCTACGCCACCGGCATCCGCGTCAGCGAGCTGTGCGGGCTGGACATCGACGACGTCGACACCGGCCGTCGGCTGCTGCGCGTGCTGGGCAAGGGCAACAAACAGCGCACCGTCCCGTTCGGGGCGCCGGCGGCCGACGCGCTGAGCGCGTGGCTGACCGACGGGCGGCCGGAACTGGTCAAACCCGAATCCGGCCCGGCACTCCTACTGGGCCCACGCGGCCGTCGGCTCGATCCTCGCCAGGCCCGCACCGTCGTGCATCAGACGGTCGCGGCCGTCGACGGCGCCCCCGACATGGGTCCGCACGGCCTGCGGCACAGCGCTGCCACGCATCTGCTGGAAGGTGGGGCGGACCTGCGCATCGTTCAGGAGATCCTGGGCCATTCCACGCTGGCCACCACCCAGCTCTACACCCATGTGACTGTCGCACGGCTGCGCGCCGTGCACGATCAGGCTCATCCGCGGGCTTGA
- a CDS encoding protein adenylyltransferase SelO, whose protein sequence is MSIAPDTTVVLGHRFATELPEIALRWQAESAPDPRLLVLNESLAAELGLDPAWLRGPDGIGLLVGTRLPADAEPVAQGYAGHQFGGWVPRLGDGRALLLGELIDTDERLRDLHLKGSGRTPFARGGDGLAAVGPMLREYLISEAMHALGIPTTRALSVVATGRPVQRETLLGGAVLARIATSHLRVGSFQYVRTAGDLALLRRLADHAISRHCPGAAETENPYLALLDSVVAVQANLIAQWMLAGFVHGVMNTDNMTISGETIDYGPCAFMDAFDPKTVFSSIDSFGRYAYGNQPAIAAWNLTRLAEALLALISDDQDRAVELATESLQRFAPLYSAAWSAGMRRKLGLGNEVDDTVAQQLVDELLGMLESERVDYTSFFRGLASGEIDPPFEVWAARWRSLDPDSEAMQRANPVYIPRNHLVEEALAAAATGDMEPFHRLLAVISSPYDERTGYERYAEPAPENFGRCFQTFCGT, encoded by the coding sequence ATGAGCATTGCGCCCGACACGACCGTCGTCCTCGGCCACCGGTTCGCCACCGAGCTGCCCGAAATTGCGCTGCGCTGGCAGGCCGAATCCGCGCCTGATCCGCGGCTGCTGGTGCTCAACGAATCGCTGGCCGCTGAGCTCGGTCTGGATCCGGCGTGGTTGCGCGGCCCCGACGGGATCGGCCTTCTGGTCGGGACTCGACTGCCCGCAGACGCGGAGCCGGTCGCGCAGGGGTATGCCGGCCATCAGTTTGGCGGCTGGGTGCCACGCCTGGGCGACGGTCGGGCCCTACTGCTCGGCGAACTGATCGACACCGACGAGCGGTTGCGCGATCTGCACCTCAAGGGATCGGGGCGCACCCCGTTCGCTCGCGGCGGCGACGGTCTGGCGGCTGTCGGCCCGATGCTGCGCGAATACCTCATCAGCGAAGCAATGCACGCGCTGGGCATTCCGACCACCCGCGCGCTGTCGGTCGTCGCCACCGGGCGCCCCGTCCAGCGCGAAACCCTGCTCGGCGGCGCCGTGCTGGCCCGGATCGCGACGAGCCATCTGCGCGTCGGCAGCTTCCAATACGTCAGGACCGCAGGCGATCTCGCGTTGCTGCGCCGCCTCGCCGATCACGCGATCAGCAGGCACTGCCCAGGTGCCGCCGAGACGGAGAATCCGTATCTGGCGCTGCTCGATTCGGTGGTCGCCGTGCAGGCGAACCTCATCGCACAGTGGATGCTGGCCGGATTCGTTCACGGCGTGATGAACACCGACAACATGACGATCTCCGGCGAGACGATCGACTACGGGCCGTGTGCGTTCATGGACGCCTTCGACCCGAAGACGGTGTTCAGCTCGATTGACTCCTTCGGCCGGTATGCCTACGGCAACCAACCGGCGATCGCCGCCTGGAATCTGACCCGCTTGGCCGAGGCACTGCTGGCGTTGATCAGCGATGACCAGGACCGCGCGGTCGAGCTCGCCACGGAGTCGCTGCAGCGGTTCGCACCGCTGTACTCAGCGGCGTGGTCGGCGGGCATGCGCCGGAAGCTGGGGTTGGGCAACGAGGTCGACGACACCGTGGCTCAACAGCTCGTCGACGAGCTATTGGGGATGCTCGAGAGCGAACGCGTCGACTACACCTCTTTCTTCCGAGGGCTCGCTTCCGGCGAGATCGATCCGCCGTTCGAGGTGTGGGCTGCCCGGTGGCGCAGCCTGGACCCGGACAGCGAGGCAATGCAACGGGCGAACCCCGTCTACATACCGCGCAATCACCTGGTCGAGGAGGCGTTGGCCGCTGCCGCGACGGGCGACATGGAACCGTTCCACCGACTACTCGCGGTGATCAGCTCACCGTACGACGAGCGCACCGGGTACGAGCGCTACGCCGAACCCGCACCCGAGAACTTTGGGCGTTGCTTTCAAACTTTCTGCGGCACTTAA
- a CDS encoding M23 family metallopeptidase: MRVIAVVASVALLCAPAAWADSGRLVWPLRPLPAVTRTFDAPSPDWQRGHRGVDLAGVPDQPVYAAGSGTVVFAGTLAGRPVVSLVHAGGLRTSYEPVEAVVRAGQLVDASTALGRLLPGHAGCPAAACLHWGAMWGAASRADYIDPLGLLASTPIRLKPLAGSS; this comes from the coding sequence ATGCGCGTCATCGCGGTGGTTGCCTCGGTCGCGCTGCTGTGTGCGCCCGCAGCCTGGGCTGATTCCGGACGACTGGTGTGGCCGCTGCGGCCGCTGCCGGCGGTGACCAGGACGTTCGACGCGCCGTCGCCGGATTGGCAGCGAGGGCACCGCGGGGTCGACCTGGCCGGGGTGCCCGACCAGCCGGTCTATGCGGCCGGATCGGGCACCGTGGTGTTCGCCGGCACGCTGGCCGGGCGCCCGGTGGTGTCGCTGGTCCATGCCGGCGGGCTGCGTACCAGCTACGAACCGGTCGAGGCGGTGGTGCGGGCCGGCCAGTTGGTGGACGCCTCGACGGCGCTGGGCCGGCTGTTGCCCGGTCATGCGGGGTGTCCGGCCGCGGCCTGCCTGCACTGGGGCGCGATGTGGGGTGCGGCGTCACGAGCCGACTACATCGACCCGCTGGGACTGCTGGCCAGCACGCCGATCCGGCTCAAACCACTGGCGGGCTCCAGCTAG
- the rpsB gene encoding 30S ribosomal protein S2, with translation MAVVTMKQLLDSGTHFGHQTRRWNPKMKRFIFTDRNGIYIIDLQQTLTYIDQAYEFVKETVAHGGTILFVGTKKQAQESIAEEATRVGMPYVNQRWLGGMLTNFQTVHKRLQRMKELEAMEQTGGFEGRTKKEILMLTREKTKLERSLGGIRDMAKVPSAVWVVDTNKEHLAISEAIKLGIPVIAILDTNCDPDQVNYPIPGNDDAIRSAALLTKVIASAVAEGLKARSGAGAGDKPEAAAEPLAEWEQELLASATASAPNDAGPAAEPVATTTDAS, from the coding sequence ATGGCTGTTGTAACCATGAAGCAGCTGCTTGACAGCGGCACGCACTTCGGGCACCAGACCCGACGCTGGAACCCCAAGATGAAGCGGTTTATCTTCACCGACCGCAACGGCATCTACATCATCGATCTGCAGCAGACGCTGACCTACATCGATCAGGCTTACGAATTCGTCAAGGAGACCGTCGCCCACGGCGGCACCATCCTGTTCGTCGGCACCAAGAAGCAGGCTCAGGAGTCCATCGCCGAAGAGGCGACCCGCGTCGGCATGCCCTACGTGAACCAGCGCTGGCTGGGTGGCATGCTCACCAACTTCCAGACCGTGCACAAGCGCCTTCAGCGGATGAAGGAGCTCGAGGCCATGGAGCAGACCGGTGGCTTCGAGGGTCGCACCAAGAAGGAAATCCTGATGCTGACCCGCGAGAAGACCAAGCTCGAGCGGTCTCTCGGTGGTATCCGCGACATGGCCAAGGTGCCCTCGGCGGTGTGGGTCGTCGACACCAACAAAGAGCACCTCGCCATCAGCGAGGCCATCAAGCTGGGCATTCCGGTCATCGCGATCCTGGACACCAACTGCGATCCCGACCAGGTCAACTACCCGATCCCGGGTAACGACGACGCGATCCGCTCGGCAGCTCTGCTGACCAAGGTGATTGCCTCCGCGGTGGCCGAGGGTCTGAAGGCTCGCTCCGGTGCCGGCGCGGGCGACAAGCCCGAAGCCGCTGCCGAACCGCTGGCCGAGTGGGAGCAGGAGCTGCTGGCCAGTGCAACCGCGTCGGCCCCCAATGATGCTGGGCCGGCCGCTGAACCTGTTGCAACCACCACTGACGCTTCTTAA
- the tsf gene encoding translation elongation factor Ts: MANYTAADVKRLRELTGAGMLDCKNALAENDGDFDKAVEALRIKGAKDVGKRAERATAEGLVAAKGGALIEINSETDFVAKNAEFQQLANDVVDAAAAAKATDVEALKAAKVGDKTVEQAIAELSAKIGEKLELRRAAYFDGNVEAYLHKRAADLPPAVGVLVEYTGDGKDAAHAVALQIAALKAKYLTREDVPADIVANERHIAEETAKAEGKPEQALPKIIEGRVTGFYKDVVLLEQPSVSDSKKTVKALLDEAGVTVTRFARFEVGQA, encoded by the coding sequence ATGGCTAACTACACCGCTGCCGACGTAAAGCGGCTTCGGGAGCTCACCGGCGCAGGCATGCTCGACTGTAAGAATGCCCTCGCCGAGAATGACGGCGATTTCGACAAGGCTGTCGAGGCGCTTCGCATCAAGGGCGCCAAGGACGTCGGCAAGCGCGCTGAGCGTGCCACCGCCGAAGGTCTGGTCGCTGCCAAGGGCGGTGCGCTGATCGAGATCAACTCCGAGACCGACTTCGTGGCCAAGAACGCTGAATTCCAGCAGCTGGCCAACGATGTGGTGGACGCCGCGGCCGCAGCGAAAGCCACCGACGTCGAGGCCCTCAAGGCCGCCAAGGTTGGTGACAAGACGGTCGAGCAGGCCATCGCGGAGCTGTCGGCCAAGATCGGCGAGAAGCTCGAACTGCGCCGTGCGGCGTACTTCGACGGCAACGTCGAGGCCTACCTGCACAAGCGTGCTGCCGACCTGCCGCCCGCCGTGGGTGTGCTGGTCGAGTACACGGGTGACGGAAAGGACGCAGCGCACGCCGTGGCCCTGCAGATCGCCGCGCTGAAGGCGAAGTACCTGACTCGCGAGGACGTCCCCGCCGACATCGTGGCCAACGAGCGCCACATTGCCGAGGAGACGGCTAAGGCCGAGGGCAAGCCCGAGCAGGCGCTGCCCAAGATCATCGAGGGTCGCGTCACGGGCTTCTACAAGGATGTCGTGCTGCTGGAGCAGCCGTCGGTCTCCGACAGCAAGAAGACGGTCAAGGCCCTGCTCGACGAGGCCGGCGTGACAGTGACCCGGTTCGCCCGGTTCGAGGTCGGTCAGGCCTGA
- a CDS encoding LLM class F420-dependent oxidoreductase codes for MRIGVTFPQTELGGDAGAVRAYGQRVEELGFTHILAYDHVLGADPAVHQGWAGPYDVRTTFHEPLVMFGYLAAVTQTVELVTGVIILPQRQTALVAKQAAEVDLLSGGRLRLGIGLGWNAVEYEALGEDFSNRGRRSEEQVDVMRRLWTEPSVTVEGRYHAVTGAGLAPLPIQRPIPVWFGAASRRAYERAGRLGDGWFPMVPPGHGLEEAREAVERAAVAVGRDPAALGMEGRVDWSRGRDTVAEGLAAWAAAGATHVSINTMGAGLGGVDGHLAALEAVAADLPR; via the coding sequence ATGCGCATCGGAGTCACCTTCCCCCAAACTGAACTCGGCGGCGACGCCGGCGCGGTCCGCGCCTACGGGCAGCGGGTCGAGGAACTGGGGTTCACCCACATCCTGGCCTACGACCACGTGCTGGGCGCGGACCCGGCGGTGCACCAGGGCTGGGCCGGACCGTATGACGTCCGCACCACCTTCCATGAACCGCTGGTGATGTTCGGTTACCTGGCTGCCGTGACGCAGACGGTGGAATTGGTGACCGGTGTGATCATCCTGCCGCAGCGCCAGACGGCCCTGGTGGCCAAACAGGCCGCCGAGGTGGACCTGCTCAGTGGCGGACGGCTGCGACTCGGAATTGGGTTGGGCTGGAACGCCGTTGAATACGAAGCACTCGGCGAGGATTTCTCCAACCGTGGCCGCCGTTCCGAGGAGCAGGTCGACGTGATGCGCCGGCTCTGGACCGAGCCCAGCGTCACCGTCGAGGGGCGCTATCACGCGGTCACCGGCGCGGGCCTGGCCCCGTTGCCGATTCAGCGGCCCATCCCGGTGTGGTTCGGCGCGGCCTCGCGGCGTGCCTATGAGCGGGCCGGCCGCCTGGGCGACGGCTGGTTCCCGATGGTGCCGCCCGGGCACGGGCTCGAGGAGGCGCGCGAAGCGGTGGAGCGCGCAGCGGTGGCCGTCGGCCGCGATCCGGCGGCACTGGGCATGGAGGGCCGGGTCGACTGGTCTCGTGGCCGCGACACGGTGGCCGAGGGCCTGGCGGCCTGGGCGGCGGCCGGTGCCACCCACGTCTCGATCAACACGATGGGCGCCGGTTTGGGCGGGGTCGACGGCCACCTGGCGGCGTTGGAGGCTGTGGCGGCTGACCTGCCCCGGTAG
- a CDS encoding amidase: MQHVHAFGDDALGDLDAVALVDALRTRTVSPAELVEAAIARTEKVNPQLNGLVYEAFDRARADIQRSRGSFFDGVPSFVKDNVAVAGMPTMRGTDAWQPRPEAADGDFAKAYLATGLTPLGKTQMSEFGFSAAAEHPRLGPVRNPWHTDYTAGASSSGSAAFVAAGVVPIAHANDGGGSIRIPASCNGLVGLKPSRGRVPLDADLRQMPVRIVANGVVTRSVRDTAAFYRELEKICPNPKLRPIGNVESPGPRLRIAVLTRSVVQECSPEVKELTLKTAALLEGLGHRVEYLDEVPIPTSFVDDFVLYWAFLAMAQVRMGPRAFGPSFDRNRLDNLTVGLERHAVRNLHKLPLAILRLSTLRRATARMYRSHDVVLMPTLAGEPVRVGHLDPTASYDQIMDRLMEWVAFTPLQNATGEPAISLPLAQSASGLPVGMMLSGPLGHDRRLLELAFELEAAEPWPRLGVDTLI, encoded by the coding sequence ATGCAACATGTGCACGCCTTCGGCGACGACGCGCTCGGTGACCTGGATGCGGTAGCTCTGGTCGATGCCCTCCGCACCCGCACGGTGTCACCCGCTGAGCTTGTCGAGGCCGCGATCGCCCGCACCGAGAAGGTCAATCCGCAGCTGAACGGATTGGTCTACGAAGCCTTCGACCGGGCGCGGGCCGATATCCAGCGATCACGAGGCAGCTTTTTCGACGGCGTTCCGAGCTTCGTCAAAGACAATGTCGCGGTCGCGGGTATGCCGACGATGCGGGGGACCGACGCCTGGCAGCCGCGCCCGGAAGCCGCCGATGGTGATTTCGCCAAGGCCTACCTGGCGACCGGCCTGACCCCACTGGGCAAGACGCAGATGTCGGAATTCGGTTTCAGTGCGGCCGCCGAGCATCCCCGCCTGGGTCCGGTGCGCAACCCGTGGCATACCGACTACACCGCCGGTGCGTCATCCTCGGGTTCCGCCGCATTCGTCGCCGCCGGTGTGGTGCCGATCGCCCACGCCAACGACGGTGGCGGCTCGATCCGAATTCCCGCGTCCTGCAACGGACTTGTCGGCCTCAAGCCCTCTCGCGGCCGGGTGCCACTCGATGCCGACCTTCGCCAGATGCCAGTCCGGATCGTGGCCAACGGTGTGGTCACCCGCTCGGTCCGCGATACCGCGGCCTTCTACCGCGAGCTCGAAAAGATCTGTCCCAACCCGAAATTGCGCCCGATCGGCAACGTCGAATCGCCGGGACCCCGGCTGCGGATCGCCGTTCTGACCCGCTCGGTCGTCCAGGAGTGCAGCCCGGAGGTCAAGGAGCTCACCCTCAAAACCGCCGCCCTGCTCGAAGGGTTGGGTCATCGGGTCGAATACCTCGACGAGGTGCCGATCCCGACATCGTTCGTCGACGACTTCGTGTTGTATTGGGCGTTTTTGGCGATGGCTCAGGTGCGGATGGGGCCACGCGCATTCGGTCCCTCCTTCGACCGCAACCGGTTGGACAACCTGACGGTGGGTCTGGAACGGCACGCGGTCCGCAACCTGCACAAGCTTCCGCTGGCGATCCTCCGGCTGTCGACGTTGCGGCGGGCCACCGCGCGGATGTACCGCTCACACGATGTGGTGCTTATGCCGACACTGGCGGGCGAACCGGTGCGGGTCGGCCATCTCGACCCGACGGCGAGTTATGACCAGATCATGGACCGTCTGATGGAGTGGGTGGCGTTCACGCCACTGCAGAATGCGACCGGCGAGCCGGCAATCTCGTTACCGCTGGCGCAATCCGCGTCCGGCTTGCCGGTGGGCATGATGCTGTCGGGGCCGCTGGGCCACGACCGCAGGCTGCTGGAACTGGCCTTCGAACTCGAGGCCGCCGAGCCATGGCCGCGCCTGGGTGTAGACACGTTGATTTAA
- a CDS encoding FtsX-like permease family protein, with the protein MGGVETPASTVISRPPPIATSSGNNTIGCLLRFAWANIRRRPERFVLSVLGIALALTCVTVVRTISSSFAITGADSVTDVLGGAQLWAIPAAGVHYDSTVQALVADGPAPAISAPQGWRAIATLSGATDINGASVALRGDDETPYGQALLGSDVAQRLGKHDGDRIVVGGQDLEVQVGAGGQSVTVATPLARTIVGDNGWWTVYAPAGQEKSRSLGSTFGGAVGLPSTADPSVTPDPAGAGLIYDTVGGTGPLTFDQKYSALFSGKVTSSTLGIISIIGLILGFIIAVSSFLAAVQERRREFGIMSSIGLADEVLYFFLVESAVVFVAAHVLGVLTAGIAVWLVIPGVATPIAWLQAAGMVAGFLPAMSIVGALIPVHRLLQNRPVDLLGGR; encoded by the coding sequence ATTGGCGGTGTGGAAACCCCTGCCTCCACGGTAATTTCGCGACCACCGCCGATCGCCACCTCATCCGGAAACAACACCATTGGGTGTCTCCTCCGGTTTGCCTGGGCGAACATCCGCCGCAGGCCCGAGCGCTTCGTGCTGTCTGTTCTCGGCATCGCACTGGCCCTCACCTGTGTGACGGTGGTGCGCACCATTTCGTCGAGCTTCGCCATCACCGGCGCCGACTCGGTGACCGACGTGCTGGGCGGCGCGCAGCTGTGGGCAATCCCCGCCGCCGGAGTGCACTACGACAGCACCGTGCAGGCGCTCGTCGCCGATGGCCCCGCCCCGGCGATCAGTGCCCCGCAGGGGTGGCGTGCGATCGCGACGCTCTCCGGGGCCACCGATATCAACGGGGCATCGGTCGCGCTGCGCGGTGACGATGAAACACCCTACGGCCAAGCACTTTTGGGATCCGACGTGGCACAGCGCCTCGGCAAGCACGACGGTGACCGGATCGTCGTCGGCGGCCAGGATCTTGAGGTCCAGGTCGGTGCCGGCGGCCAGTCCGTGACGGTCGCGACACCACTTGCCCGCACCATCGTCGGCGACAACGGATGGTGGACGGTGTACGCGCCGGCCGGGCAAGAGAAGAGCCGCAGCCTCGGCAGCACCTTCGGCGGTGCCGTCGGTCTGCCCTCGACCGCCGACCCGTCGGTCACGCCGGACCCGGCCGGAGCCGGACTGATCTATGACACGGTGGGCGGCACCGGCCCCCTGACGTTCGACCAGAAGTATTCGGCGTTGTTCTCCGGCAAGGTCACCAGCTCCACTCTGGGGATCATCTCGATCATCGGCCTGATCCTGGGGTTCATCATCGCCGTGTCATCTTTCCTGGCCGCGGTACAGGAACGCCGGCGGGAATTCGGCATCATGTCCAGCATCGGGCTGGCCGACGAGGTGCTCTACTTCTTCCTGGTGGAGTCTGCCGTCGTCTTTGTGGCGGCCCATGTGCTGGGCGTGCTCACCGCGGGTATCGCTGTGTGGCTGGTGATCCCGGGCGTCGCGACACCGATCGCCTGGTTGCAGGCCGCCGGCATGGTCGCGGGCTTCCTGCCGGCGATGTCGATCGTCGGCGCGCTGATACCCGTGCACCGCCTGCTGCAGAACCGTCCGGTCGACCTGCTCGGAGGCCGCTGA
- a CDS encoding ABC transporter permease, with product MITFGLSYGWLAARRRVREMVLPIVTTATGAFLVVIVFGMSAGIQAQSAALGHAAEIGRAVILIAITVLLVGVVEVAVATTRTISHRTRELGVLGATGVPRGSVIAALLVEPAVAAVLGALGGVVLAVITAVVMGALGLVTTGVSLAGIGFGAAIAVAVSIIAALLTSVVPTWNAASRPPIRSLSTGG from the coding sequence ATGATCACGTTCGGACTCTCCTACGGCTGGCTGGCCGCACGGCGCCGCGTTCGCGAGATGGTGCTGCCGATCGTCACCACCGCGACGGGCGCGTTCCTCGTGGTCATCGTCTTCGGGATGTCGGCGGGCATCCAAGCCCAGTCGGCAGCGCTGGGCCATGCCGCCGAAATCGGCCGGGCGGTCATCCTGATCGCGATCACCGTGCTGCTGGTCGGTGTCGTCGAGGTCGCGGTCGCCACCACTCGCACGATCTCGCACCGCACCCGCGAACTCGGTGTGCTCGGGGCCACCGGTGTGCCACGCGGATCCGTGATCGCCGCGCTGTTGGTCGAACCCGCGGTAGCCGCCGTCCTTGGCGCCTTGGGCGGAGTGGTGCTGGCGGTCATCACCGCCGTCGTGATGGGCGCGCTCGGCCTGGTCACCACCGGAGTGTCGTTGGCCGGCATCGGCTTCGGTGCGGCGATCGCCGTCGCGGTCAGCATCATCGCCGCCCTGCTCACCAGCGTCGTGCCCACCTGGAACGCGGCGTCGCGTCCCCCCATTCGCTCCCTGTCGACCGGAGGTTAG